A single region of the Nocardioides sp. W7 genome encodes:
- the nudC gene encoding NAD(+) diphosphatase has product MTQPHLRIVDNPHDRAAVRRKDEAWLEERWADPRTRVLVVAGTRVQPRDGALDWVSPAEAPEGVRVLLGERDEAAWFAVVTGVELAQAGGDWAGLRDLLTPLAEGSLEGGPLLLHAIGLAEWLFVTRFCPRCGGGLVPRASGHELACTQCGRAQFPRTDPAVIMIVAAGEPGADDERCLLGRQAVWPEGRFSTLAGFCEPGETLEDAVRREVAEETGISVGDVEYFGNQPWPLPASLMLGFVGRATSTDIEVDRDEIEEARWFTRAELRAEAESGRVRLPQGVSISRSLIEHWYGGPLPGHW; this is encoded by the coding sequence GTGACCCAGCCCCACCTCCGGATCGTCGACAACCCGCACGACCGCGCCGCCGTACGACGCAAGGACGAGGCCTGGCTCGAGGAGCGCTGGGCCGACCCGAGGACCCGGGTGCTCGTGGTCGCCGGCACCCGCGTGCAGCCGCGCGACGGGGCGCTCGACTGGGTCTCGCCCGCGGAGGCGCCCGAGGGCGTGCGGGTGCTGCTGGGGGAGCGCGACGAGGCGGCGTGGTTCGCCGTCGTCACGGGGGTCGAGCTCGCACAGGCCGGCGGCGACTGGGCCGGGCTGCGCGACCTCCTCACGCCGCTGGCCGAGGGTTCTCTGGAGGGCGGACCGCTGCTGCTGCACGCGATCGGGCTCGCGGAGTGGCTCTTCGTGACTCGGTTCTGCCCGCGGTGCGGAGGCGGCCTCGTGCCGCGTGCCTCCGGCCACGAGCTGGCCTGCACCCAGTGCGGGCGCGCCCAGTTCCCGCGCACCGACCCCGCCGTCATCATGATCGTCGCCGCGGGCGAGCCCGGGGCCGACGACGAGCGTTGCCTGCTCGGCCGGCAGGCGGTCTGGCCCGAGGGGCGGTTCTCGACCCTCGCCGGCTTCTGCGAGCCGGGCGAGACGCTCGAGGACGCCGTACGCCGCGAGGTCGCCGAGGAGACCGGCATCTCGGTGGGAGACGTCGAGTACTTCGGCAACCAGCCCTGGCCGCTGCCGGCCAGCCTGATGCTGGGCTTCGTCGGCCGGGCGACCTCCACGGACATCGAGGTCGACCGGGACGAGATCGAGGAGGCGCGCTGGTTCACGCGCGCCGAGCTCCGCGCCGAGGCGGAGTCCGGGCGGGTGCGGCTGCCGCAGGGCGTCTCGATCAGCCGGTCACTGATCGAGCACTGGTACGGCGGGCCGCTGCCCGGCCACTGGTGA
- a CDS encoding DUF5679 domain-containing protein, which produces MAETWSGEFYCVKCKEKREAEGEVKVNDKGTRMAKAVCPVCSTNLNRILGKA; this is translated from the coding sequence ATGGCGGAGACCTGGAGCGGCGAGTTCTACTGCGTGAAGTGCAAGGAGAAGCGCGAGGCCGAGGGCGAGGTCAAGGTGAACGACAAGGGCACCCGCATGGCCAAGGCCGTGTGCCCCGTCTGTAGCACCAACCTCAACCGGATCCTCGGCAAGGCGTGA
- a CDS encoding TOMM precursor leader peptide-binding protein: protein MLPSRPVLLPGLPVLRRDERHLQIGLDPPRCAVVRDDPDVRRVLAQLHAGQPPLPRTEAGAQALDQLARAGLLADLDELERRRASRLEVTVGLDAPADLTRPVTDRLRAADLVVAADLDQAGVLLVLSDGQVPRQHLDPYARDGTPHLLVSTEPVGMIVGPFVEPGRTACVRCVDAHLGLADPRRALLLEQATVRVPREPVLHAVALAWAVADLVAWAEGRVPSTWSATVRFDASLDVRRTPWARHPGCGCAWDQALTG from the coding sequence ATGCTCCCGTCCCGGCCCGTCCTGCTTCCCGGACTCCCGGTCCTGCGACGCGACGAACGACACCTCCAGATCGGCCTGGACCCGCCTCGATGCGCGGTGGTCCGCGACGATCCCGACGTACGACGGGTACTCGCCCAGCTGCACGCCGGTCAGCCGCCTCTCCCCCGGACCGAGGCCGGTGCCCAGGCCCTCGACCAACTGGCCCGCGCCGGCCTGCTCGCCGACCTCGACGAGCTGGAGCGTCGACGGGCCAGCCGGCTCGAGGTCACCGTCGGTCTCGATGCCCCGGCCGACCTCACCCGGCCCGTCACCGACCGGTTGCGGGCCGCGGATCTCGTGGTCGCAGCCGACCTGGACCAGGCCGGCGTACTCCTGGTCCTGAGCGACGGTCAGGTCCCCCGGCAGCACCTGGACCCGTACGCCCGCGACGGCACGCCCCACCTCCTGGTGTCCACCGAACCGGTGGGCATGATCGTCGGTCCGTTCGTCGAGCCCGGTCGGACCGCCTGCGTGCGGTGCGTGGACGCCCACCTCGGCCTCGCCGACCCTCGGCGCGCCCTGCTCCTGGAGCAGGCGACGGTCCGGGTGCCCCGCGAACCCGTGCTGCACGCGGTCGCGCTGGCCTGGGCGGTCGCCGACCTGGTCGCGTGGGCCGAGGGCCGGGTGCCGTCGACCTGGTCGGCCACGGTCCGGTTCGACGCGAGCCTCGACGTACGACGCACGCCGTGGGCGCGGCACCCCGGCTGTGGCTGCGCGTGGGACCAGGCGCTGACCGGGTAG
- a CDS encoding WhiB family transcriptional regulator, which produces MTISVLDRTEAASLGQLHDEAERVDDERLPCRVKNPELWFAESPADVEFAKTLCQECPVRSRCLDGALQRREPWGVWGGQLFLQGAVIPRKRPRGRPRKDETAA; this is translated from the coding sequence ATGACCATCAGTGTTCTCGACCGCACCGAAGCAGCCAGCCTGGGCCAGCTGCACGACGAGGCGGAGCGGGTCGACGACGAGCGGCTGCCGTGCCGGGTGAAGAACCCGGAACTGTGGTTCGCCGAGTCGCCGGCCGACGTGGAGTTCGCGAAGACCCTCTGCCAGGAGTGCCCGGTCAGGTCCCGATGCCTCGACGGCGCTCTCCAGCGGCGCGAGCCGTGGGGAGTCTGGGGCGGCCAGCTCTTCCTCCAGGGAGCGGTGATCCCCCGCAAGCGGCCCCGCGGGCGTCCCCGCAAGGACGAGACCGCCGCCTGA
- a CDS encoding ATP-dependent DNA helicase UvrD2, producing the protein MPPAPDELLAALDPEQRLVAEALRGPVRVLAGAGTGKTRAITHRIAYGVASGVYAPTEVLAVTFTTRAAGEMRGRLRQLGAGGVQARTFHSAALRQLRYFWTGVHGTELPQLIESKIGLLASAARRQRLSADQALLRDLASEIEWAKVSNVHPDDYARVATSRGRSVTGHDPETVGRVFGSYEEVKRNQGRMDMEDVLLFTAGMLADDERVAAQVRRQYKWFVVDEFQDVSPLQSALLDLWLGGRNELCVVGDPAQTIYSFAGANADYLRDFPKKFPGTTSVELVRNYRSSPEVVGAANRLLAGSESQGVKLQAQRPSGPTVAYTPYPDEVAEAEAVAAKIKALRDRGRTLGEVAVLFRINAQSESFEEALAARGLPYVVRGAARFFDRPEVREAVTRIRGAARSGQGEATGDELLENVHGTLAGMGWTSEAPTTRGQTRDRWESWQALVDQASEFAAAGGDLGAFVDDLDRRASEQHAPVADGVTLATFHAAKGLEWDSVFLCGLQDGTLPITYADTPAAVEEERRLLYVGMTRARLDLSLSWALARNPGGRAGRKPSRFLDPLLPDDARVERSPARSRKVAGCRECGKPLDTGAEKKRGRCDNCPASYDEELFERLREWRTTRAGDESVPAFVIFTDATLQLIAEHKPRSAQDLLRISGIGRSKVEKYGEDVLGLVG; encoded by the coding sequence ATGCCCCCCGCGCCCGACGAGCTGCTGGCCGCTCTCGACCCCGAGCAGCGCCTGGTCGCGGAGGCGCTGCGCGGTCCGGTGCGGGTGTTGGCCGGTGCCGGCACGGGCAAGACCCGGGCGATCACCCACCGGATCGCGTACGGCGTCGCGTCCGGCGTCTATGCCCCGACCGAGGTCCTGGCGGTCACCTTCACGACCCGGGCGGCCGGCGAGATGCGGGGCCGACTGCGTCAGCTCGGGGCGGGCGGCGTCCAGGCCCGCACCTTCCACTCCGCCGCGCTGCGTCAGCTGCGCTACTTCTGGACAGGCGTCCACGGCACCGAGCTGCCCCAGCTGATCGAGTCCAAGATCGGGCTGCTCGCCTCGGCGGCCCGCCGGCAGCGACTCTCCGCCGACCAGGCGCTGCTGCGCGACCTGGCCTCCGAGATCGAGTGGGCCAAGGTCAGCAACGTCCACCCCGACGACTACGCCCGGGTGGCCACGTCCCGCGGTCGCTCGGTCACCGGTCACGACCCGGAGACGGTCGGCCGGGTGTTCGGCAGCTACGAGGAGGTCAAGCGCAACCAGGGCCGGATGGACATGGAGGACGTGTTGCTGTTCACCGCCGGCATGCTCGCCGACGACGAGCGGGTCGCCGCGCAGGTCCGCCGGCAGTACAAGTGGTTCGTCGTCGACGAGTTCCAGGACGTCTCCCCGCTGCAGTCGGCCCTGCTCGACCTGTGGCTCGGCGGGCGCAACGAGCTCTGCGTGGTCGGCGACCCCGCCCAGACGATCTACTCCTTCGCCGGCGCCAACGCCGACTACCTCCGCGACTTCCCGAAGAAGTTCCCCGGCACCACGTCCGTCGAGCTGGTGCGCAACTACCGCTCCTCACCCGAGGTCGTCGGGGCCGCCAACAGGCTGCTGGCCGGCTCGGAGAGCCAGGGCGTCAAGCTGCAGGCACAGCGTCCGTCCGGACCCACGGTCGCCTACACGCCGTACCCCGACGAGGTGGCGGAGGCCGAGGCGGTCGCCGCGAAGATCAAGGCGCTGCGCGACCGCGGCCGCACGCTCGGTGAGGTCGCGGTGCTGTTCCGCATCAACGCCCAGTCCGAGTCCTTCGAGGAGGCGCTCGCGGCCCGGGGGCTCCCGTACGTCGTCCGCGGTGCCGCCCGGTTCTTCGACCGGCCCGAGGTACGGGAGGCGGTGACCCGGATCCGCGGCGCCGCGCGGTCGGGGCAGGGCGAGGCGACCGGAGACGAGCTGTTGGAGAACGTGCACGGCACGCTCGCGGGCATGGGCTGGACCTCCGAGGCGCCCACCACCCGCGGCCAGACCCGCGACCGGTGGGAGTCCTGGCAGGCGCTGGTCGACCAGGCCTCCGAGTTCGCGGCCGCCGGGGGAGACCTCGGTGCCTTCGTCGACGACCTGGACCGTCGGGCCTCCGAGCAGCACGCGCCGGTGGCCGACGGGGTCACCCTGGCGACCTTCCACGCGGCCAAGGGTCTGGAGTGGGACTCGGTGTTCCTCTGCGGGCTCCAGGACGGCACCCTGCCGATCACCTACGCCGACACCCCGGCCGCGGTCGAGGAGGAGCGCCGACTCCTCTACGTCGGCATGACCCGTGCGCGCCTCGACCTGTCGCTGTCCTGGGCGCTGGCCCGCAACCCGGGCGGCCGGGCCGGGCGCAAGCCGTCGCGGTTCCTCGATCCGTTGCTGCCCGACGACGCCCGCGTCGAGCGGTCGCCGGCCCGCAGCCGGAAGGTCGCCGGCTGCCGCGAGTGCGGCAAGCCGCTCGACACCGGGGCGGAGAAGAAGCGCGGCCGGTGCGACAACTGCCCGGCGTCGTACGACGAGGAGCTGTTCGAGCGCCTGCGCGAGTGGCGCACGACGCGGGCCGGCGACGAGAGCGTCCCCGCGTTCGTGATCTTCACCGACGCGACCCTGCAGCTGATCGCGGAGCACAAGCCGCGCTCGGCCCAGGACCTGCTGCGCATCAGTGGTATAGGCCGGTCCAAGGTCGAGAAGTACGGCGAGGACGTCCTCGGCCTGGTCGGCTGA
- a CDS encoding enoyl-CoA hydratase-related protein → MTDLPHLRLERPATGVALITLDNPDQRNAMSEEMTSSWVAAVEELAADRSLRVLVVTGAGSAFCSGGDTSWIASEPDASVDHLRSRMLAFYRAWLSVRRLEVPTIAAVNGAAIGAGLCVALACDLRYAARGAKLGAPFVKLGMHPGMAATHLLPEVVGEAHARDLLLTGRIVDADEALRLGLVSRVHEPDSFLDEVLDTAVGIAATAPIASRLTKLALADGGHRDLESGLQWEAMAQPITLATDDLQEGIRASRERRPPTFTGS, encoded by the coding sequence ATGACGGACCTCCCCCACCTGCGTCTCGAGCGCCCCGCCACCGGCGTCGCGCTGATCACCCTGGACAACCCGGACCAGCGCAACGCGATGTCCGAGGAGATGACGTCGTCCTGGGTCGCGGCTGTCGAGGAGCTGGCCGCCGACCGGTCGCTGCGCGTGCTGGTCGTGACCGGCGCGGGCTCGGCCTTCTGCTCCGGCGGGGACACCAGCTGGATCGCGAGCGAGCCGGACGCCTCCGTCGACCACCTGCGGAGCCGGATGCTCGCCTTCTACCGGGCCTGGCTCTCCGTACGCCGGCTCGAGGTCCCGACGATCGCGGCCGTGAACGGTGCCGCGATCGGGGCCGGGCTCTGCGTCGCCCTCGCCTGCGACCTGCGGTACGCCGCTCGCGGGGCCAAGCTGGGCGCCCCGTTCGTGAAGCTGGGCATGCACCCCGGGATGGCGGCGACCCACCTGCTGCCCGAGGTGGTGGGGGAGGCGCACGCCCGCGACCTGCTGCTCACCGGCCGGATCGTCGACGCCGACGAGGCGCTCCGGCTCGGCCTGGTGTCCCGGGTGCACGAGCCGGACTCCTTCCTCGACGAGGTGCTCGACACCGCCGTCGGGATCGCCGCGACCGCCCCGATCGCCAGCCGGCTCACCAAACTCGCGCTCGCCGACGGCGGGCACCGCGACCTGGAGAGTGGCCTGCAGTGGGAGGCGATGGCGCAGCCGATCACGCTGGCCACCGATGACCTGCAGGAGGGCATCCGGGCGAGCCGCGAGAGGCGTCCGCCCACCTTCACCGGCTCCTGA
- a CDS encoding PHP domain-containing protein, which translates to MSESYDGGPVTALRRIAFLLERGREDTYKVKAFRGAAAAVLPLPEDELRRAAQAGTLTDLPGVGASSAKVIAEALAGRLPERLARAEREHGGPLTTGGHALRARLRGDLHSHSDWSDGGSPIEEMAFTAMELGHEYQVLTDHSPRLKVARGLSAERLARQLGVVDAVNEHLVTGGAEFTLLKGIEVDINEDGSLDQTDELLARLDVRVASVHSKLRSDAKTMTKRMLTAVRNPRTNVLGHCTGRLVTGGRGTRPPSEFDAQAVFEACAEHDVAVEINSRPERRDPPTRLLELARDLGCLFSIDTDAHAPGQLDFLVYGAERAEAAGIDPDRIVNTWAKDRLLEWANK; encoded by the coding sequence GTGAGCGAGTCGTACGACGGTGGGCCGGTCACCGCCCTGCGCCGGATCGCGTTCCTGCTAGAGCGCGGCCGCGAGGACACCTACAAGGTCAAGGCGTTCCGGGGGGCGGCAGCGGCGGTGCTGCCGCTGCCCGAGGACGAGCTGCGCCGGGCCGCGCAGGCGGGGACCCTGACCGACCTGCCGGGGGTCGGGGCGAGCTCGGCGAAGGTGATCGCCGAGGCCCTCGCCGGGCGGCTGCCCGAGCGGCTCGCGAGAGCCGAGCGCGAGCACGGCGGCCCGCTGACGACCGGCGGCCACGCCCTGCGGGCCCGGCTGCGCGGTGACCTGCACTCGCACTCCGACTGGTCCGACGGCGGGTCTCCGATCGAGGAGATGGCCTTCACGGCGATGGAGCTGGGTCACGAGTACCAGGTGCTCACCGACCACTCGCCGCGGCTCAAGGTCGCCCGCGGGCTCAGCGCCGAGCGCCTGGCCCGTCAGCTCGGGGTCGTCGATGCGGTCAACGAGCACCTGGTCACCGGCGGTGCGGAGTTCACGCTGCTGAAGGGCATCGAGGTCGACATCAACGAGGACGGCAGCCTGGACCAGACCGACGAGCTGCTCGCGCGCCTCGACGTCCGGGTGGCGAGCGTGCACTCCAAGCTCCGCTCGGACGCCAAGACGATGACGAAGCGGATGCTCACCGCGGTCCGCAACCCGCGGACCAACGTGCTCGGCCACTGCACGGGCCGGCTGGTGACCGGCGGCCGCGGCACCCGGCCGCCGTCGGAGTTCGACGCCCAGGCGGTGTTCGAGGCCTGCGCCGAGCACGACGTGGCGGTCGAGATCAACTCGCGTCCGGAGCGGAGAGACCCGCCGACCAGGCTGCTGGAGCTCGCCCGCGACCTCGGCTGCCTGTTCTCGATCGACACCGACGCGCACGCGCCCGGCCAGCTCGACTTCCTCGTCTACGGCGCGGAACGGGCCGAGGCGGCGGGCATCGACCCGGACCGGATCGTCAACACCTGGGCGAAGGACCGCCTGCTGGAGTGGGCGAACAAGTAG
- a CDS encoding NAD(P)-binding domain-containing protein, giving the protein MTEVAAGPGCSTDVEVLDSLVIGAGQAGLSASYHLRRRGLDHVVLDAEAAPGGAWQHRWDSLAMRDVHGVSALPDSVSPTDPEGRANVVVPAYFATYEREHDLPVVRPIRVDTVTEHNGLLLTRAADRTWTSRTLVNASGTWSHPFVPRYPGMDTFLGEQLHTHDYPGPLPFRGRRVLVVGGGASAVQHLGELAPVADTLWVTRREPVWRTDDFTPELGRRVVALVEERVRRGLPPASVVSVTGLALRPQEREAERLGAYRRLPMFESVEPDGVRWADGRFERVDVIVWATGFRPAVTHLAPLRLRSPSGGIQLDGTTAVADRRVQLVGYGPSASTIGANRAGRTAARGVADWISASAAGLPV; this is encoded by the coding sequence GTGACGGAAGTAGCAGCCGGTCCGGGGTGTTCCACCGACGTGGAGGTCCTCGACTCGCTCGTCATCGGCGCCGGCCAGGCCGGCCTCTCGGCGTCGTACCACCTCCGACGGCGGGGCCTCGACCATGTCGTGCTGGACGCCGAGGCCGCTCCCGGCGGGGCCTGGCAGCACCGCTGGGACTCGCTCGCGATGCGCGACGTGCACGGGGTCTCGGCGCTGCCGGACTCGGTGTCCCCCACCGACCCCGAGGGCCGGGCCAACGTCGTGGTGCCGGCGTACTTCGCGACGTACGAGCGCGAGCACGACCTGCCCGTCGTCCGGCCGATCCGCGTCGACACGGTCACCGAGCACAACGGGCTGCTGCTCACCCGCGCGGCCGACCGGACCTGGACCTCGCGGACCCTGGTCAACGCCAGCGGCACCTGGTCGCACCCGTTCGTGCCGCGCTACCCCGGCATGGACACGTTCCTCGGCGAGCAGCTGCACACCCACGACTACCCCGGACCGCTCCCCTTCCGCGGCCGTCGCGTGCTGGTCGTCGGCGGCGGCGCCTCAGCCGTGCAGCACCTCGGCGAGCTGGCGCCCGTCGCCGACACGCTCTGGGTCACCCGGCGGGAGCCGGTGTGGCGCACCGACGACTTCACTCCCGAGCTGGGGCGTCGGGTGGTCGCGCTGGTCGAGGAGCGGGTACGCCGGGGGCTGCCGCCGGCGAGCGTCGTCAGCGTGACCGGGCTCGCGCTCCGCCCGCAGGAGCGGGAGGCGGAGCGACTCGGCGCCTATCGCCGGCTCCCGATGTTCGAGTCGGTCGAGCCGGACGGGGTGCGTTGGGCCGACGGCCGTTTCGAGCGCGTCGACGTGATCGTGTGGGCGACCGGCTTCCGGCCGGCGGTGACCCACCTGGCGCCGCTGCGGCTGCGCTCGCCGTCCGGCGGCATCCAGCTCGACGGCACGACGGCGGTCGCGGACCGCCGGGTGCAGCTGGTCGGCTACGGCCCCTCGGCCAGCACCATCGGGGCGAACCGGGCCGGACGCACAGCGGCCCGCGGCGTCGCTGACTGGATCAGCGCGAGCGCCGCGGGCCTGCCGGTGTGA
- a CDS encoding mycoredoxin → MSSTFTMYSTPWCGYCHRLKGQLDREGIAFDIVDIEQVPEAALIVEQANNGNQTVPTLVYSDGSAQTNPSLIQVKEKLASLAS, encoded by the coding sequence ATGTCGAGCACGTTCACGATGTACAGCACCCCGTGGTGCGGCTACTGCCACCGGCTGAAGGGCCAGCTCGACCGGGAGGGCATCGCCTTCGACATCGTCGACATCGAGCAGGTTCCGGAGGCCGCGCTGATCGTCGAGCAGGCCAACAACGGCAACCAGACCGTCCCGACGCTCGTCTACTCCGACGGCAGCGCACAGACGAACCCGTCGCTGATCCAGGTCAAGGAGAAGCTGGCCTCGCTGGCCTCCTGA
- the deoD gene encoding purine-nucleoside phosphorylase — MSTHIGAQSGAIAPVVLMPGDPLRARWIAETFLDDARCYTEVRGMYGFTGTWRGRPVSVQGSGMGQPSLAIYAHELFSEYDVQRVIRVGSCGAMTERVAVRDIVIASGACTDSSMNRIRFEGLDYAPVADFGLLRAAYDAAQGAAGDAAVHVGLIYSSDSFYPARPELSARLVDHGVLAVEMEASALYTIAAGFGRQALVVCTVSDHLVTGEQTSALEREQTFGAMVEIALTAGLDG; from the coding sequence GTGAGCACCCACATCGGCGCCCAGTCCGGGGCCATCGCGCCCGTCGTCCTGATGCCCGGCGACCCGCTGCGGGCCCGCTGGATCGCGGAGACCTTCCTCGACGACGCCCGGTGCTACACCGAGGTGCGCGGCATGTACGGCTTCACCGGCACCTGGCGCGGGCGGCCCGTCTCCGTGCAGGGGTCGGGGATGGGCCAGCCGTCGCTGGCGATCTACGCCCACGAGCTGTTCAGCGAGTACGACGTGCAGCGGGTGATCCGGGTCGGTTCCTGCGGCGCGATGACCGAGCGGGTCGCCGTCCGCGACATCGTGATCGCCTCCGGCGCCTGCACCGACTCCTCGATGAACCGGATCCGGTTCGAGGGCCTCGACTACGCCCCGGTCGCCGACTTCGGTCTGCTCAGGGCGGCGTACGACGCTGCGCAGGGCGCCGCCGGCGACGCCGCGGTGCACGTCGGGCTGATCTACAGCAGCGACTCGTTCTACCCCGCCCGGCCCGAGCTCTCGGCCCGACTGGTGGACCACGGCGTACTGGCGGTCGAGATGGAGGCGAGCGCGCTCTACACGATCGCGGCGGGCTTCGGCCGGCAGGCGCTGGTGGTGTGCACCGTCTCCGACCACCTGGTCACCGGCGAGCAGACCTCGGCGCTGGAGCGCGAGCAGACCTTCGGGGCGATGGTCGAGATCGCGCTGACGGCCGGGCTCGACGGCTGA